In Ciconia boyciana chromosome 1, ASM3463844v1, whole genome shotgun sequence, the genomic stretch GCACAGCACAGTACAGATCATCAAGGCACGGTATGGTACGGCATGGTACAGATTGGCACGGCACGGTACAGAACAGCACAGGACAGCAGGGAGCACAGTGGAGCAGGACAGTACGGCAAGGCTCAGAAGGGTCTGGTACGTaatggcacggcacagcacggTGTGTCATggcacagcacggcacggcATGGTACAGCGTGGCACAGCACGGCACAGCACAGTGTGTCACAGCACGGCACAGCATGGCACGGTACGGTGTGGCACGGCACGGCGTGGACAGCGGGGAGCAGCCCAGAGCAGCGCCTGACAGTGCGgagcagcctggcacagcacagcaccgtCCATCTGTCACGGCACAGCGTGacatggcatggcacagcacggcacggcacggcagcAAGGGGCAGGGTGCGGCCCAGAAGGGCGCGGCATGGCATGGCTTGGCACGCgtggagcagcacagagcaggacggtgcagagcagggacacACGGTGCGGTAATGCACGATACATCACAGTATAACATACGGTGTGGTGCAGCGCGGCACAGAATGGCACAGAACAGCGTGGACCAGCGTGGCACTGGATGGGACACACGTGTGTGGCACGGCCCTGAACAGTGCCAGCGGTGGAGCAGAGCACGGGCAGCGGGGGGCACAGAAGGGATTGGTACGGCACGGCACGGGAGGGCACGCAGGGCACTGGTACGGCACGGCACAGAACGGGGGGGCACACAGGGTGCTGGTGCACCACAGCATGGCACGGGGGGGCACTgcaggggcagggtggggggagagggaactGCAGCATCGGTCACAGACCGGCGATGCTGGCGGCACCTCCGGGGTCCCTCTGgtccagccccgctcccccggaGCCGGTGgcccaggaccacgtccagCCCCCGGGGACGGTGACCCCACCACTGCCCCGGGCAGCCCGGTTCACCCCCACAGTGACGAGCGTCTCCCGGTGCTCCGCGGGACCCCCGTGTGCCAGCCCGTGCCCGTGGCCCTGGCACTGGCCCCGCTGTGAAGTGCCCggctccccctcctgcccccgcaGGCGCTGGTGCCCACGGGTGGGACCCCACCGGCTCCTctccagccccggcccccggcccccgcagcGTCTCGCGGCGTGGCTGGGCCCTGCCCAGCGCGTCCCTGGCTCGCActggggagcctggggctggCCCCGCGCACCAGGGTCTCCCCAGCGCCGGGCAGGacggcacggctcggctcggcacAGCACGGGTCTGGGCGGGACGCGATGGCACAGAGCGGtgcagcatggcacagcacaggCGGTGCTGGTACGGTGCGGCATGATACGGTGTGGCACAGCGTGGTGCAGGATGTATAGTGGGGTAAAACATGGCATGGTGCGGTGTGGCACAGAGCAACAGGACAGGGTGCCACGTGGGACAGCGCGGCCGGGCACGGTACAGCACggtgtggtgtggtgtggtgtggtgtggtgtggtgtggtgtggtgtggtgtggtgtggtaTGGTACGGCACAGCGCGGCACAGCACGGGGCACTGTGGCACGTTGCAGGATGACACGTTTCAGTCGGCATGGTACGGCGTGGCTCAGCACCAGGCAGTGCTGTGCGGCACAGCACAGCACGGTGCAGCCCGGCTCAGCCCCGGACAGCCGGGCACAGCCATGGCCTGCCTCCCCATACCATGTCCCCTGGCGTCACCTACCAGGACGCCACTGCAAGGCCCCAAGCACCTGCACCCGCCgggtcctgccctgctgtccctgccGCACCCAGCTGGCATGGCACGGGGATGGGCATGAGGACGGGGACAAGGACAGCGCCGTGCTGCCCCGCAGCCACTGCGACCCAGCTGCACCGGTCCCCCCGCCCAGCACCCCAGACAGAGCGGGGGGATCTCGGAGTCTCCCTGGCTTTTATTGCATCCCAGGCAGGCTGGGGCCGGCAGAGCCCCGGTGCCAGCAGCGCCGCAGGGGCCCAGGCAGCGGCACCAGCCCCGGTCACTGGGGGCAGTGGAAGAGGTGGGTGGCGATGCTctgggggggggcgggctgTTGGGCCCCCAGCAGCTTGGCCACGCTGGAGTACCGGTGGTAGCTGGGGCCGTGGAAGAGGAAGACGCCGTCGCCAGTGCACATGGCGCCGTCCACGTGGTCGTGGGGCAGCGGCACCGGCTCGCCCACGTGCCGCGGCATCTGCATCAGGTCCACCAGCCGCATGCGGtcccctgccagcacagcacccGTCAGCCCCGCACCCCGGCAGAGACCCCGGCACCAGAGGGTCCCGGCGCGCCGGCTGCCCACCTGTGATGAGGTAGAGGTGTGCGGAGCCGGGGCAGGTGAAGGCAGCGTCGgcgctggggacccccagctcctcctgcagcgCCCGCGGGTACCCCTGCACCCGCCGGTGGCCCTGCTCCGAGCGGAAGATGGAGAtctgggagccctggggagagcGGACGGTGTGGGCCACGGGCGGGCGAGGGCGGGCAGGGACGGAGCAGGAGCGGGAGCAGGCAGGTacgggagggctgggggtggcagggacgggggggcccggggctgcCTGCAGGTGGGGGCAGGCTCAGGGATGGGTTTTAGGGGGTGCCcgggggctctgtggggcggggagggcctgggggggggatcccacaggggggctgggggcctgGGCCCACGGCCCTGGGGGGCACTGCATGTGCTGTGCCACCGCGTCCCCAGGCTGCCTGGGGGGTGACGTCCCCGAGGTGCCCTGGCCCGGGGGGGTGACGTCCCCCAGCAACCCCGGTGCCAGGTTCAGGGTGCCTGAGCTGCCCATCTCGGGCACAGGCCCGGGTGTTCTCGCCGGCGGCCAGTGGGGCAGCGAGCCAGGGCCGGGAGCAGGACccacaggggatggggacagggacaggggacggggacaggacccacaggggacagggacagggacaggacccacaggggctggggacagggacaggggatggggacaggacccacaggggacagggacagggacaggacccacaggggctggggacagggacaggggacaggcacggggacagggcagggggcagccccgcggggtCAGACCTGTATCAGGTAGGTGCGCCCGTCCCAGGCAAAGGCGGCGTccacctctccctccagccccggCCACGTCTGTCCCAGGGGCCAGGCGTGGTGCCCGTCCCGGTGCGAGTCCAGACGGAAGGACAGACCCCCTGCGGGCTGCGTCAGCGGCCCTGCCCCACGgaccctgccccacggcacagcCACAACCacagcccccgccccgcagccccacagcacagccagctccGCGCTCCACGGCCCCGCAGAGCGGCTGGGACCACGGTCCTccaccccacagccacagccccacagccccagccccacagcccccagcactCCCACGGCCGTggccccccacagcccccagccccagccccccgccgcccctcaccGCGGAAGGCGTAGATGCGTCCGATGTCGTCGGAGAGGAGGGCCTGGAAGGGCATCTTGCTGCAGCGGTCGCCAGCTTCCCCCCACGAGGCGTTCCCGTGCCctgccggcagcagcagcgctggCAGTGGGGCCagggcgcggcggcggcgggggcgaggCCCGGGACGGGCAGCGGGGGCCAGACCCCGGGGCGGCCTGGGGCGGGGGTCTGGGGGCCCCTCTgccgctgcggggccgggcgcgcGGGCGCCCGGGCTCAAggccctgggggagggggggtccccagggcagaTTTCCCAGGACGGGTCCCCGGGAGTGTCCCCGGGGTGCACGCGGGTCCCCGGGATGGCCGGGCACTCACCCCGGCCTGGGCAGGGTACGAAGTAGTCGCGGAGGTCGCGGGGGTACCCGGGGGGCACCTTGCCGGTGAGGGGGTCGAAGCGCTGGAAGCGGGTCCCCTGCAGGCAGTAGTACCGCTCCAGCCAGCGCAGCGCGGCGCTGCAGGGGCCCAGCCCCGGCCACGTGTGCGACTTCGTCACCCGCAGCGCCAGGTCGAAGGAGTACACGGTGTCCCCTGCACGTGGCAACGGCGGCACTGgcacggctcggcacggctcCCGGCACCGGTGCCCCACGCCCtccacagcccctctgcccccccccccccccgccaccccacGGCACCACCGGggtgcagctcccagccctgccccacagcagccccgcaccgccccgTGGCAGCCCTGCGGCACCCCACAGCGGCTGCCACCCTCCGGCCCCCCACACCTGACAGCGGCCCCCACTCACCCTTGAAGAAGAGGATGGTCTCGCCCCCGCACTCCTCAGGGTGGCACTCGACGGCGGCGTCcacccccccagggacccccgggaACTCATCCCCCACACGCCGGGGGAAGCCGGGACGCAGCTGCCCCCGGCATAGGCCCAGACCTGCTCGCCCTGCAGGCACCCCACAGGCTGAGACCCACGGGCAccagcccaggcagccctgTGGGGCCGGACCCAGGGGGAGACCCCCAGGACAGGAGCCCCCCCCCAGGACGAGACACCCCCCGACCCAACCCACAGGCCGGGACCCCCAGGcccagccctcccagcagccccGAGAAACCCGCCCCACGGGCCATCCCCATGGACCTGCTCAGGGGTCCAGGCAGAGGGGGGACCCCACCCCCAAGCAGCCCGCCTGCCCCCCATGGCAGCGCAtggggctgcccagccccggACCCCCACCCACCGCCCCTCCCACCGCCCGCTGCCCACGGCCGTGCCTGGAAGAGGTAGAGGCTCTGGTGCTCCTGGGGGTGCTGCCGGCGGTGCAGGCGCAGCGCCGCGTCCACGGGGCCCCCCAGCTCGGGCCAGGACGCGGCCAGGGCGCGGGCGTGGGGCCGGGTCCCCTCCGGGGAGCTCTCCCAGACCTCCTCGCCT encodes the following:
- the HPX gene encoding LOW QUALITY PROTEIN: hemopexin (The sequence of the model RefSeq protein was modified relative to this genomic sequence to represent the inferred CDS: inserted 1 base in 1 codon), which gives rise to MGVPTAALCLAWALALACARPLTHSKPEAAGGGHPHGAEPPSNDTDLVQLCADEGGFDAATLSENSTMLFFRGGEVWESSPEGTRPHARALAASWPELGGPVDAALRLHRRQHPQEHQSLYLFQGEQVWAYAGGXLRPGFPRRVGDEFPGVPGGVDAAVECHPEECGGETILFFKGDTVYSFDLALRVTKSHTWPGLGPCSAALRWLERYYCLQGTRFQRFDPLTGKVPPGYPRDLRDYFVPCPGRGEWHGNASWGEAGDRCSKMPFQALLSDDIGRIYAFRGGLSFRLDSHRDGHHAWPLGQTWPGLEGEVDAAFAWDGRTYLIQGSQISIFRSEQGHRRVQGYPRALQEELGVPSADAAFTCPGSAHLYLITGDRMRLVDLMQMPRHVGEPVPLPHDHVDGAMCTGDGVFLFHGPSYHRYSSVAKLLGAQQPAPPQSIATHLFHCPQ